Within Runella rosea, the genomic segment GGCTTGCCGTTGGGGAGCAACAATGGGTCGGGCAACGTGAAGGAGGGCATTTTTGATTCATCGTAATTGACAAGAATCTTTTGGGTAAAAGCATTTAACGACATCATTACACCTAAAACAGTGTAGATTACGGCCTTAATTGTGGATAACTTGTGCATAAGTATCGGTCTTTGGGTATAACTTTCCTTTTTCATAAAATATACCTGCTTTTTACCCAAAAGACGCTGGTTGTAGGATTCTATTGTTTGTTGGGTAATTACCAAAAAAATTGACTTATTCTCTATTCGTCAAAACTTTTATAAAGCTCCTATTAACCCCAAATAGTTGGTAACTTTGCGCCTTCGTTTTGCGTTACCAATTCATGGACAATCACAAACCTACCCTTACAGACATTGAACTCACCGGCCACGACCTCATTGAGGTCATGGGTGCCCGCGAGCATAACCTTAAAAATATTGACGTTACTATTCCGCGCAACAAACTCGTCGTGGTGACGGGCATCAGTGGCAGTGGTAAGTCTTCATTGGCTTTTGACACCATTTATGCCGAAGGGCAACGTCGCTACATGGAAAGCTTTTCGGCTTACGCCCGTGGTTTTCTGGGCAATATGGAGCGCCCCGATGTGGACAAAATCGACGGTCTCAGCCCCGTGATCAGCATTGAACAAAAAACCACTTCACGAAATCCACGCTCTACGGTTGGCACCGTGACGGAGATATACGACTTCTTGCGCCTCCTGTACGCTCGCTCGGGCGATGCCTACAGTTACGTGACGGGACGACCGATGGTGAAGCAATCGCAGGACCAAATCATTGACCAGATTCTGAGTCAGTTTGAGAATCAAAAGGTCACTCTACTGGCTCCCGTCGTGAAAGGGCGAAAAGGGCATTACCGAGAATTGTTCGTTCAAATTGCCAAACTCGGCTATACAAAAGTCCGCGTCGACAATGAAGTGCTGGACATTACGCCCAAAATGCAGCTCGACCGTTACAAAATTCACGATATTGAAATTGTGGTGGACAGGCTCATCCCCAAAGCTGATGCTGGGGACTCGCAGTCACGTTTTCGCTTGAGTCAATCGGTCGGCACAACCCTGAAGCAAGGCAAGGGCGTGATGATGTTGTTGGATAAAAAAAATGAAGTGCATTATTTTTCCCAAAACCTCATGGACCCCGTCGCGGGCATCAGCTACGACGACCCAGCGCCCAATAGTTTTTCGTTCAACTCGCCTTACGGTTGGTGTCCGACCTGCCAGGGCCTAGGCGTGGTAGAAGAAATTACACCCGAAAGCGTTATTCCCGACAAAAGTCTCAGTCTGAGCCGTGGAGCCATCGCGCCCATTGGTGAATACCGCGATTTGTGGATTTTCAAACAATTGGAAATTCTGCTAAAGCCCTTCAAAGTAACCCTCAGTACTCCGATTGATAAGTTTCCGCCCGAAGCCATCGACCTCATGCTCAACGGGACCGACGAGCCAGTACCCGTGCCCTCCAAAAAATACGAAGGCACCGAATGGAACACCAAATACGAGGGCATCATTACGTTTTTGCGCCGCCAACAGGAAAATGGCTCGGAGAAAATTCAGGATTGGCTCAAAGATTTTATGACCATCAACACCTGCCCCGATTGTCAGGGGGCGCGCTTGAAAAAAGAAGCGTTGTGGTTCAAGATTGACGATAAAAACATTGCTGATTTAGCCAATATTGACATTCGAGAATTGGCCAATTGGCTCAACGGTTTGGAAGAGCGCATCACCGAACGTCAGCAGTTGATTGGTCGCGAAGTATTGAAAGAGATTCGTAAGCGCGTCGGATTTTTGTTGGACGTGGGCTTAGATTATCTGACACTTAACCGTCCGTTGAAAACACTTTCGGGCGGGGAAGCGCAGCGTATTCGTTTGGCTACCCAAATCGGTACACAGCTTACGGGCGTGTTGTACATCATGGACGAGCCCAGCATTGGTCTACACCAGCGCGACAACGTTCGACTGATTGATTCATTGAAAAAATTACGGGATTTGGGAAACACTGTTTTGGTCGTTGAGCACGACAAAGACATGATGCTCGAATCCGATTATATCCTCGATATTGGCCCTGGTGCGGGCCGCCACGGCGGGCAGGTAGTAGGATATGGTACCCCCGAAGTATTCTTAAAAAACGGCTCATTGACCGCCGATTATTTAAGCGGACGAATCGCCATTGATGTTCCTAAAAAACGCCGCGAAGGCAACGGAAAGAATATCGTTCTGAAAGGGACAACAGGTAATAACCTCAAAAACGTCACGCTTAATCTGCCGTTGGGAAAAATGCTGTGCGTAACGGGCGTGAGCGGAAGCGGAAAATCGTCGTTGATTCACGAAACGCTGTTTCCGATTCTGAACCGCCATTTTTACAACTCAAAGCGTGAACCGCTACCATATAAAAGCGTGGAAGGGCTGGAGCACATCGACAAAGTCATTGAGGTAGACCAATCGCCCATTGGCCGTACGCCACGCTCCAATCCAGCTACGTACACCAATCTTTTTTCTGAGATTCGGTCGCTGTACGCCGAACTGCCCGAAGCCAAAATCCGGGGCTACAAGCCAGGACGTTTTTCATTTAACGTCAAAGGCGGCCGCTGCGAAGATTGCGAAGGCGCAGGGATGAAAAAAATCGAAATGGAATTTCTACCCGATGTATACGTAGATTGCGACACCTGCAAAGGAAAGCGCTTCAATCGTGAGACTTTAGAGGTGCGTTTCAAGGGAAAATCCATTGCGGATGTGCTCGACATGACCGTGGAGCAGGCGTTGGAATTCTTTGAAAGCATTCCTAAAATTTTGCGTAAAGTATCCACCCTCAACGACGTAGGACTTGGGTACATTACGCTCGGCCAACACGCCACGACCCTTTCGGGCGGCGAAGCGCAACGGGTGAAACTCGCCGAAGAGCTTTCGAAAAAAGACACAGGCCAAACCCTCTATATTCTGGACGAACCGACCACGGGGTTACATTTTCAGGACATTCGTCATTTACTGGATGTACTGAATAAACTCGTCGATAAAGGCAATACCGTTCTGATCATTGAGCACAATATGGACGTGATTAAAGTATCAGATTACGTCATCGACCTTGGCCCTGAAGGCGGTAACGCGGGCGGACGCATCATTGCCGAAGGCCCCCCCGAAAAAGTAGCGAAGGTGAAGGAGAGTTTTACGGGAAAATATTTGAAATTGGAATTATCGTAGGGGCGGGGCTTGCCTCCGCCCGGGTTTGCCTCCGCCCAGGTTTGCCTCCGCCCGGTAACCGCATCGGTTCAGAAAAAACGTTAACACAATAATCGGAATTATCGTAGGGGCGGGGTTTGCCTCCGCCCGGGTTTGCCTCCGCCCGGTAACCGCATCGGTTCAGAAAAAACGTTAACACAATAATTGGAATTATCGTAGGGGCGGGGCTTGCCTCCGCCCGGGTTTTCCTCCGCCCGGGTTTGCCTCCGCCCAGGTTTGCCTCCGCCCGGTAACCGCGAAACCACCAACGCCAAAAGGGCGAAGGTAAACCCCGCCCCTACATGTCGAAATCAATAATCGTATTGTAGAATGTGACAAATTCCGGGGCTTTTCGTCCTATTCCGAAATAGACAAAAGCTAATAATTCTCTATCCCCGACGATACGATTAGAGATGAAATTTGACCCTAAAATCCATCATCGAAATTCCATTCGATATAAAGACTTTGATTACAGTCATTGGGGTCCGTACTTCGTCACGGTATGTGCAAGAAATCGAGAATGTATTTTCGGTGAAATAACTGATAATCGATCTGTATTGAACGATTTAGGCCATATTATTCAAAATGAATGGCTGGCATTGCCCCAACGATTTCCTGAAATACAGTTAGATGAATACATCGTTATGCCCAATCATTTCCATGGAATCATTTGTCTCGCAGAAGCAAATACCGTTTCTGACCCAATAGCGGATGCAAAAACAAAAATAGGGATAGAGGTAAGCGGTGCACCGCCACGGCCCCACCCCACCCTGGGCGACATTATCTGTGCTTTTAAATCGCTGGTTTTCAAACGATATTACGATTTGATTCGGCAAAATAATCTACATAAAATCGCCAAATGCTGGCAACGTAATTATTGGGGACGCATCATTCGCAACAATCGTGAGTTCGATAACATTCGGCATTACATTGTAATGAATCCTGAAAAATGGGCGGAGGATTCGGATAACCTTGACCTTTTGCTTACCCGTATGACAGAACGGAAGGATAGGTAAAGGCGATTGGGCGATTGGGCGATTGGGCGATTGGGCGATTGGGCGATTGGGCGATTGGGCGATTGGGCGATTGGGCGATTGGGCGATTGGGGCGGAGGCAAGCCCCGCCCCTACGTATTCGGTTTGCCCGTAGAGGCGAGGCTTGCCTCCGCCCGGACCTCCGCCTAGATACTGCATAAAAAAAACAAAGGGCCGAAAATTTCGGCCCTTTGTCGATACTCACCATCCTCTACGTTGACCATTGCGACCGTAGTCGTCGTAGGTCGAACGCTCATTATCCCGTTTCTCATGGGTTATTTCACGATTAAGCGCCGCTAAATCTGATGTTAATTCACGACGTTCGCGGGGGTTAAGCACGCGGTCACGCCAGAAGATTTGCTCTTTACGCTCAATACGCTCCACATCACGCATCAAATTTTTTGCTTCCCGTGATGATATAGACCCTTGCGCAATTCCGTCGGCTATTCGGCGGCGGGCTTCGCGCTGAAAATCATCAATGCGGTCGCCCATATTTCCGCCCCTTCCGCTGCGGGAGTCATAGCCACGATTATCATCACGATTACCGTATCCTCGGTCGTCGCGGCGGTTATCGTATCGATCATCGTACCGACGGTCGCGGTCGTTATTACCCCATTGGGCATTGGCACTTCCGAAGGCTACTAAGATCATGGCGGCTGCAAACACTAACTTTTTCATGGCATTTATTTGGTTTAATGGTACAATGATTTTGCTTATTTTACTCTTAGAACGCAGAAAATCATAAAGGTTTATAAAGGCTTGGTTAATGATTGTTAACACGTTTTTAAAAGATTTTAGTAACTTGCTACACCAACCTGAACTACTCCTAAAAACCCCCTTAAAATACCTTATTAGGGCTTTTTTATGTTTTTTTGGTCAACACAGTAAGCGCTAAATTTCTTTTTAAACCTAACTAACTCTCATCAACTTCCTCTTTATGAAACACACCTTTATTACGGGCAGTTTGCTATTTCTCGGCATGTATGCCCACGCCCAAAAATCCATCAGTGGTTTTTCGGTTGCCAATCAATCAAAACAAGAAAAGGTTGAACAAGAATACCGTACCAAACAATCTGCCGAACGTTTTAAAAACCACCTTCAAAAACTCACCAGTGTACCACACTTGGCGGGTACGCCCGAAAATGAGAAAGTACGTGATTACATCGCCGACGTTATGCGCAAGGCAGGATTACAAGTAGAGATTTTTCCGCACGATATTTATCTTTCCAAAACACCCGGTGAAAGCTTGGTTGAAGTGGTGGAGCCGATTCGGATGCCGCTCAACAACCGTGAGTTTATCATCAAAGAAGATAAATATTCTGCTGACGCGCGCCTTACTCCTGGTTGGAATTCTTATTCAGGCTCCGGCGATGTTACCTCGGAAGTAGTATATGCCAACTATGGCCGTATCGAAGATTTTGAGAAATTGAAAGCGATGGGTATTTCGGTCAAAGGCAAAATCGTGCTGGCGCGTTATGGCGGCAATTTCCGTGGGTACAAAGCCAAACACGCCGAAGCCGCCGGAGCGGCGGGCGTCATTATCTATACCGACCCCGCCGATAATGGCTACATGAAAGGCGTAACCTTCCCAGAAGGCTCACAACCCAACGACAATACCATTCAGCGCGGTTCATTATTGACCGTCGATTATACTGGCGATCCATTAACCCCTTTTGAACCAGCCTTGCCTTTGGATGGCCCTAAAAAAATCAAGCGCCTCGACCCCAAAGACGCGGCATTCCATAAAATCCCCGTCACGCCCCTCCCGTGGGGCTCCGCCGTTGAAATCCTCAAACGCATGACGGGGAAAGCCGTTCCAGCCGGCTGGCAGGGCGGATTACCATTGGCCTACCGTTTAGAAGGTGGCTCGGAGTTGAAAGTGCATTTGAAAGTAAAACAGGAAAAAGAGTTTGTGCGTATTTATCAAGTTGTAGGCACGCTGACAGGGAGCGAATTTCCCGATGAGTGGATCATTGCGGGCTGCCATTATGATGCTTGGTCATTTGGCTCTACTGACCCCAACAGCGGCACCGCTATGCTCTTGACATTGGCTGAATCTTTGGGAAAATTACCTCAAAAACCTAAGCGTACCGTTAAAATTTGCCACTGGGATGCCGAAGAACATGGCGTCATCGGCTCAGCCGAGTGGGTGGAGCAAATGCGCGATGAGCTAAGCGCCAAAGCCGTAGCATACATGAACTACGATGCCGCAGTTTCGGGGAAAATTTTCGGCGGCAGCTCTTCGCCCTCGCTGAAAAAATTGCTCATTGAAGCTACACAATCCGTTCAATATCCTGATTCCAACAAAACCGTTTATGAACACTGGATGGCACAAAAAGGAGGCAAAAGAGGTAGCACCGTAGGCATCAACAGCGCCGCCCCCGTAGCCGATGAGCCAACAATTGGCAATTTGGGCGGCGGCTCTGACCACATTGCTTTTTATATGCACGCGGGCATCCCTTCATTGAGCGCTGGCGTAGGCGGGCCAACGCTATATCACTCACAATATGATGACCTGTTTTTCTACAACAAATTTGTGGACTCTACCTACACAATGGGCCCGATGGTAGAGCAAGTCGTAGGTACAATGTCACTGCGGTTGGCCAATGCCGATATTTTACCGTATGATGTTTCTCGCTACGCAACCGACTTAGCAACGCACCTCAAAACCGCTGAAAAAGCCGTTAAGGCATATAAGTCTGATTACTCGGTTGATAAATTGTTGGCGCAAGTAGAAACCCTGAAACAAAACGCCGAGCAGTTTGAAAGCCGAATCAAAACACTATTGGCTTCTGAGCAACTCGACAAAGTTAAAGTGGCGGCCATTAACAAAGAATTGCGAAATTTGGAAAAGGCCTTCCTTGACCCCAAAGGCATGGCTTACGGCTCGTGGTACCGCTCGTTGTACGCTTCTTCTGACCCGTACAGCGGCTACGCATCGTGGATGTTGCCCGCATTTCAGTATGAAGCATCGCTAAAATCAACGGCCAATTTGCCCGATATTGAAGCGCGACACGCCAAAGCCATTGAAACATTGAATACGAAAATTGTAACAATGAACCAGCAATTAGGAGGAAGTCCCTCCTCGTTGGGAGGTGCTAAAAATTAAGATTGGCAAACCTAAGGCTTTGAGTATCTTAAGCTCATTTCTGCCTTATTAAGTGGAGTAATTCATAATCTTACGTAACGCATGAAATGGCCCAATAATAAGGTATTACTAAGTGTATCAGCGCTGGTTTTTGTCGGGGCATGGTTAGCCATTGGCCCCGATAACCACGTTGATTTCAACACGGAGGTAAAACCAATTCTCAATAAAAAGTGCATGGCTTGCCACGGAGGCGTGAAAAAGGCGGGCGGTTTTAGCCTGTTGTTTCGGGAAGAGGCCCTCGCCAAAACGAAATCGGGCAAACCTGCCATCATTCCTGGCGACGCCGACGGCTCTGCTTTTATTCAAGTATTGACGCATTCCGACCCCGAAAAACGGATGCCCAAAAAGGGCGACCCACTCACAGATGAGGAGGTTGAAATTCTGCGAGATTGGGTAGACGAAGGAGCCGAATGGGGCACGCATTGGGCATACAGCCCCGTAGAAAAACGAAGTGCCCCACAGCCCAGTTGGTGGGATAAACTTTTTCAAAAAACACCGTGGGGCAATTCCGACATTGACCGTTTTGTGTTTGAAAAACAACAGGAACAAAACAGCGATGCCCTACATCCTTCGCCCGAAGCCGACCGCGCTACGCTCCTGCGCAGGGTTACGCTTGACCTTACAGGCTTGGCCCCAACGGCCGCGCAATACGAGAAATTCCTAAATGATAGAAGCCCCAAAGCCTACGAAACCGTGGTGGATTCGCTGTTGGCGTCTCCCGCATTTGGCGAACGTTGGGCGGGGATGTGGCTTGATCTGGCCCGGTATGCGGATTCGAGAGGGTATGAAAAAGACGATGCCCGAAATATTTGGCGTTACCGAGATTGGGTCATCAAAGCATTTAACGAAAACAAGCCTTACGATAAATTTATCACGGAACAGCTCGCGGGTGATTTGTTGCCCAACCGTACTGAGAACGAACTCATTGCCACGGGATTTCACCGCAACACCATGAACAACGACGAAGGAGGAACCGACAATGAAGAGTTTCGCACCTCCGAAGTCCTCGACCGCGTCAGCACCACATGGGAAGCCTTGCAGGGAACCACGTTTTCGTGCGTGCAATGCCACAGCCACCCCTACGACCCATTTCGGCACGAGGAATACTATAAATTCATGGCTTTCCTCAACAATACCAGTGACCAAGACGTAAGCGACGAAGCTTCTTTCTTGCGTTTTTTTGAAGAAAAAGACCAAAAGAAACTGGATGAGCTAACCGCATGGCTGAAGAAAAACACCACCCCGCAAAAAGCCGAGCAGTACACGCATTATGTTCGTACACTGGAACCGAGGATTTATTTTCACCTGTTTGACCAATACAAAAACGGCACGCTAGAACCCACGGCCGCCGCCATGCTACAAAACAACGGCTCCCTTCGCTTGAAGCAAGCTCCGGTCAGAGGCAAACGAAAAATGTTGCTCTATTACCGCTCAAGACAACCCGCAACCGTAGTCCGAATCAGCACCGACAGCCTCAACGGGCCGCTTGTAGCCACGACAAAGCTTGATACGTCACGCGGCTTCCAAATTGCCTATATTGACTTACCTCCGTTTTCGACCCGCAAGGATTTACATTTTGCGTTTACCAATGCCAAAGTTAAAGACCAAAAAGACGATATAGCGGCGCTTATGTGGGTCGCCTTTTGGGCCGAAGATTTTCCAGGGAAAGGAACACCTGGCTACGAAGAGCAGTATGCCAACTTCCAAAAACTACTAGTTACATCGTCCGAAACGATGCCGATTATGCAGGAAAACCCTCCCGAATACGCTCGCACAACGCGCGTGTTTGAACGTGGCAGTTTTTTAAGCCCCGCCGCCACCGTTGCGCCCGATGTTCCCAAATCATTGCACGCTTTTCCTAAAAATGCCCCCCGCAATCGTCTCGGCTTGGCCCAATGGCTCACATCCAAAGAAAATCCATTGACCGCCCGCGTCGCTGTAAATCGTTTTTGGGAACAACTGTTTGGAACGGGGCTCGTCGAAACTCTTGAAGACTTTGGTTCACAAGGCTTTACGCCCACTCACGTTGAACTATTGGATTATTTGTCGTATAAGTTCATGCACGAGTATAATTGGCAAATGAAACCATTATTGAAAGAAATCGTGCTTTCGGCTACCTATCGACAAGATTCCCGCGCTACTGATGCGCAAATTGCCCAAGACCCCACCAATCGTTGGTTAGCGCGTGGGCCAAGGGTACGCCTCACGGGCGAGCAGATCCGCGACCAAGCACTCATTGTCAGTGGTTTGCTGAGTAAAAAAATGTACGGAAAGCCAGTGATGCCGTACCAACCGCAGGGCGTTTGGCAAGTGGTGTACAGCGGCATTAGTTGGAAACGAAGCGAAGGAGAAGACGCCTACCGACGCGCCATTTATACA encodes:
- the uvrA gene encoding excinuclease ABC subunit UvrA, giving the protein MDNHKPTLTDIELTGHDLIEVMGAREHNLKNIDVTIPRNKLVVVTGISGSGKSSLAFDTIYAEGQRRYMESFSAYARGFLGNMERPDVDKIDGLSPVISIEQKTTSRNPRSTVGTVTEIYDFLRLLYARSGDAYSYVTGRPMVKQSQDQIIDQILSQFENQKVTLLAPVVKGRKGHYRELFVQIAKLGYTKVRVDNEVLDITPKMQLDRYKIHDIEIVVDRLIPKADAGDSQSRFRLSQSVGTTLKQGKGVMMLLDKKNEVHYFSQNLMDPVAGISYDDPAPNSFSFNSPYGWCPTCQGLGVVEEITPESVIPDKSLSLSRGAIAPIGEYRDLWIFKQLEILLKPFKVTLSTPIDKFPPEAIDLMLNGTDEPVPVPSKKYEGTEWNTKYEGIITFLRRQQENGSEKIQDWLKDFMTINTCPDCQGARLKKEALWFKIDDKNIADLANIDIRELANWLNGLEERITERQQLIGREVLKEIRKRVGFLLDVGLDYLTLNRPLKTLSGGEAQRIRLATQIGTQLTGVLYIMDEPSIGLHQRDNVRLIDSLKKLRDLGNTVLVVEHDKDMMLESDYILDIGPGAGRHGGQVVGYGTPEVFLKNGSLTADYLSGRIAIDVPKKRREGNGKNIVLKGTTGNNLKNVTLNLPLGKMLCVTGVSGSGKSSLIHETLFPILNRHFYNSKREPLPYKSVEGLEHIDKVIEVDQSPIGRTPRSNPATYTNLFSEIRSLYAELPEAKIRGYKPGRFSFNVKGGRCEDCEGAGMKKIEMEFLPDVYVDCDTCKGKRFNRETLEVRFKGKSIADVLDMTVEQALEFFESIPKILRKVSTLNDVGLGYITLGQHATTLSGGEAQRVKLAEELSKKDTGQTLYILDEPTTGLHFQDIRHLLDVLNKLVDKGNTVLIIEHNMDVIKVSDYVIDLGPEGGNAGGRIIAEGPPEKVAKVKESFTGKYLKLELS
- a CDS encoding transposase, which translates into the protein MKFDPKIHHRNSIRYKDFDYSHWGPYFVTVCARNRECIFGEITDNRSVLNDLGHIIQNEWLALPQRFPEIQLDEYIVMPNHFHGIICLAEANTVSDPIADAKTKIGIEVSGAPPRPHPTLGDIICAFKSLVFKRYYDLIRQNNLHKIAKCWQRNYWGRIIRNNREFDNIRHYIVMNPEKWAEDSDNLDLLLTRMTERKDR
- a CDS encoding M28 family peptidase; the protein is MKHTFITGSLLFLGMYAHAQKSISGFSVANQSKQEKVEQEYRTKQSAERFKNHLQKLTSVPHLAGTPENEKVRDYIADVMRKAGLQVEIFPHDIYLSKTPGESLVEVVEPIRMPLNNREFIIKEDKYSADARLTPGWNSYSGSGDVTSEVVYANYGRIEDFEKLKAMGISVKGKIVLARYGGNFRGYKAKHAEAAGAAGVIIYTDPADNGYMKGVTFPEGSQPNDNTIQRGSLLTVDYTGDPLTPFEPALPLDGPKKIKRLDPKDAAFHKIPVTPLPWGSAVEILKRMTGKAVPAGWQGGLPLAYRLEGGSELKVHLKVKQEKEFVRIYQVVGTLTGSEFPDEWIIAGCHYDAWSFGSTDPNSGTAMLLTLAESLGKLPQKPKRTVKICHWDAEEHGVIGSAEWVEQMRDELSAKAVAYMNYDAAVSGKIFGGSSSPSLKKLLIEATQSVQYPDSNKTVYEHWMAQKGGKRGSTVGINSAAPVADEPTIGNLGGGSDHIAFYMHAGIPSLSAGVGGPTLYHSQYDDLFFYNKFVDSTYTMGPMVEQVVGTMSLRLANADILPYDVSRYATDLATHLKTAEKAVKAYKSDYSVDKLLAQVETLKQNAEQFESRIKTLLASEQLDKVKVAAINKELRNLEKAFLDPKGMAYGSWYRSLYASSDPYSGYASWMLPAFQYEASLKSTANLPDIEARHAKAIETLNTKIVTMNQQLGGSPSSLGGAKN
- a CDS encoding PSD1 and planctomycete cytochrome C domain-containing protein, whose protein sequence is MKWPNNKVLLSVSALVFVGAWLAIGPDNHVDFNTEVKPILNKKCMACHGGVKKAGGFSLLFREEALAKTKSGKPAIIPGDADGSAFIQVLTHSDPEKRMPKKGDPLTDEEVEILRDWVDEGAEWGTHWAYSPVEKRSAPQPSWWDKLFQKTPWGNSDIDRFVFEKQQEQNSDALHPSPEADRATLLRRVTLDLTGLAPTAAQYEKFLNDRSPKAYETVVDSLLASPAFGERWAGMWLDLARYADSRGYEKDDARNIWRYRDWVIKAFNENKPYDKFITEQLAGDLLPNRTENELIATGFHRNTMNNDEGGTDNEEFRTSEVLDRVSTTWEALQGTTFSCVQCHSHPYDPFRHEEYYKFMAFLNNTSDQDVSDEASFLRFFEEKDQKKLDELTAWLKKNTTPQKAEQYTHYVRTLEPRIYFHLFDQYKNGTLEPTAAAMLQNNGSLRLKQAPVRGKRKMLLYYRSRQPATVVRISTDSLNGPLVATTKLDTSRGFQIAYIDLPPFSTRKDLHFAFTNAKVKDQKDDIAALMWVAFWAEDFPGKGTPGYEEQYANFQKLLVTSSETMPIMQENPPEYARTTRVFERGSFLSPAATVAPDVPKSLHAFPKNAPRNRLGLAQWLTSKENPLTARVAVNRFWEQLFGTGLVETLEDFGSQGFTPTHVELLDYLSYKFMHEYNWQMKPLLKEIVLSATYRQDSRATDAQIAQDPTNRWLARGPRVRLTGEQIRDQALIVSGLLSKKMYGKPVMPYQPQGVWQVVYSGISWKRSEGEDAYRRAIYTFIRRSSPYPSMLTFDGSNRDVCLARRIRTNTPLQALVTLNDSAFVEMSIKFAERMEKEGGKSVPSKLQRGYWLMTGHALPPAKQKVLVNLYAEAIHRFEKERGKAVRWVGRENATPNDAALAFVANTMLNMDEFISKQ